One Falco biarmicus isolate bFalBia1 chromosome 13, bFalBia1.pri, whole genome shotgun sequence genomic region harbors:
- the FYTTD1 gene encoding UAP56-interacting factor isoform X1 — MSGFGAAAPPSGSSAVAGARNGSSDSLEKIDMSLDTWGEKSCLLFSYHVNLGEHMKITDDIIKMNKKEERKQYSPKMKRGLQQNRTRQFRTPGSKWGIQQQKGYGKNRLGRRKKIAGKKRSYGVITGLAAKKAVGSHKGISPLNRQPLSEKNAQRNYPVLKKKTNLQRQSEMQRKQAPALRRPAPLNRRNNMPSTFARIGNKLNQQKDTRQATFLFRRGLKVQAQVQSTDDLDNQTVKRTRQWRTSTTSGGILTVSIDNPGAIITPVSQKLRLTRTPVPPFLMKRDQSEEKKIPKGVPLQFDINSVGKQTGMTLNERFGILKEQRTALSQNKGSRFVTVG; from the exons ATGAGCGGGTTCGGGGCTGCGGCGCCGCCTTCGGGCTCCTCGGCTGTGGCGGGGGCCCGGAACGGCAGCAGCGACAGCCTGGAGAAGATCGACATGTCCCTCG ATACCTGGGGAGAGAagtcttgtttgcttttttcctatCATGTCAACCTTGGTGAACATATGAAGATAACTG ACGatataattaaaatgaacaagaaagaagagagaaagcaatATTCCCCTAAAATGAAAAGAGGACTTCAGCAGAATCGAACTCGACAGTTCAGGACACCAGGCTCCAAGTGGGGAATCCAACAGCAGAAAG GTTATGGTAAAAATCGTTTGGGACGGAGGAAGAAGATAGCAGGGAAGAAGCGTTCTTATGGAGTTATAACCGGCTTGGCAGCCAAGAAAGCAGTGGGTTCACACAAAGGAATTAGTCCCCTGAACAGGCAACCACTTAGTGAGAAG AATGCACAGAGGAATTACcctgttttgaaaaagaaaacaaacctgcagAGACAatctgaaatgcagagaaaacaagCTCCAGCCCTTAGGAGGCCTGCCCCACTAAATAGAAG GAATAACATGCCATCCACTTTTGCCAGAATTGGAAACAAACTAAATCAGCAGAAAGACACTCGTCAAGCAACTTTCCTGTTCAGAAGGGGCCTGAAG GTGCAGGCCCAAGTGCAGTCAACAGATGATCTTGATAATCAGACAGTAAAGAGAACTCGTCA ATGGCGAACTTCTACCACAAGTGGAGGGATTCTGACTGTGTCTATTGACAACCCAGGAGCAATCATAACCCCAGT TTCCCAGAAATTACGATTAACTCGTACTCCTGTGCCACCATTTCTGATGAAGAGGGACCAATCTGAAGAGAAGAAGATTCCTAAAGGGGTTCCATTGCAGTTTGATATCAATAGTGTTGGCAAACAG acaggGATGACATTGAACGAACGTTTTGGGATCCTGAAGGAACAAAGAACAGCACTGTCGCAGAACAAAGGAAGCCGTTTTGTAACAGTGGGTTAA
- the FYTTD1 gene encoding UAP56-interacting factor isoform X2, protein MSGFGAAAPPSGSSAVAGARNGSSDSLEKIDMSLDDIIKMNKKEERKQYSPKMKRGLQQNRTRQFRTPGSKWGIQQQKGYGKNRLGRRKKIAGKKRSYGVITGLAAKKAVGSHKGISPLNRQPLSEKNAQRNYPVLKKKTNLQRQSEMQRKQAPALRRPAPLNRRNNMPSTFARIGNKLNQQKDTRQATFLFRRGLKVQAQVQSTDDLDNQTVKRTRQWRTSTTSGGILTVSIDNPGAIITPVSQKLRLTRTPVPPFLMKRDQSEEKKIPKGVPLQFDINSVGKQTGMTLNERFGILKEQRTALSQNKGSRFVTVG, encoded by the exons ATGAGCGGGTTCGGGGCTGCGGCGCCGCCTTCGGGCTCCTCGGCTGTGGCGGGGGCCCGGAACGGCAGCAGCGACAGCCTGGAGAAGATCGACATGTCCCTCG ACGatataattaaaatgaacaagaaagaagagagaaagcaatATTCCCCTAAAATGAAAAGAGGACTTCAGCAGAATCGAACTCGACAGTTCAGGACACCAGGCTCCAAGTGGGGAATCCAACAGCAGAAAG GTTATGGTAAAAATCGTTTGGGACGGAGGAAGAAGATAGCAGGGAAGAAGCGTTCTTATGGAGTTATAACCGGCTTGGCAGCCAAGAAAGCAGTGGGTTCACACAAAGGAATTAGTCCCCTGAACAGGCAACCACTTAGTGAGAAG AATGCACAGAGGAATTACcctgttttgaaaaagaaaacaaacctgcagAGACAatctgaaatgcagagaaaacaagCTCCAGCCCTTAGGAGGCCTGCCCCACTAAATAGAAG GAATAACATGCCATCCACTTTTGCCAGAATTGGAAACAAACTAAATCAGCAGAAAGACACTCGTCAAGCAACTTTCCTGTTCAGAAGGGGCCTGAAG GTGCAGGCCCAAGTGCAGTCAACAGATGATCTTGATAATCAGACAGTAAAGAGAACTCGTCA ATGGCGAACTTCTACCACAAGTGGAGGGATTCTGACTGTGTCTATTGACAACCCAGGAGCAATCATAACCCCAGT TTCCCAGAAATTACGATTAACTCGTACTCCTGTGCCACCATTTCTGATGAAGAGGGACCAATCTGAAGAGAAGAAGATTCCTAAAGGGGTTCCATTGCAGTTTGATATCAATAGTGTTGGCAAACAG acaggGATGACATTGAACGAACGTTTTGGGATCCTGAAGGAACAAAGAACAGCACTGTCGCAGAACAAAGGAAGCCGTTTTGTAACAGTGGGTTAA
- the FYTTD1 gene encoding UAP56-interacting factor isoform X3, with the protein MSGFGAAAPPSGSSAVAGARNGSSDSLEKIDMSLDTWGEKSCLLFSYHVNLGEHMKITDDIIKMNKKEERKQYSPKMKRGLQQNRTRQFRTPGSKWGIQQQKGYGKNRLGRRKKIAGKKRSYGVITGLAAKKAVGSHKGISPLNRQPLSEKNAQRNYPVLKKKTNLQRQSEMQRKQAPALRRPAPLNRRNNMPSTFARIGNKLNQQKDTRQATFLFRRGLKVQAQVQSTDDLDNQTVKRTRQWRTSTTSGGILTVSIDNPGAIITPVSQKLRLTRTPVPPFLMKRDQSEEKKIPKGVPLQFDINSVGKQG; encoded by the exons ATGAGCGGGTTCGGGGCTGCGGCGCCGCCTTCGGGCTCCTCGGCTGTGGCGGGGGCCCGGAACGGCAGCAGCGACAGCCTGGAGAAGATCGACATGTCCCTCG ATACCTGGGGAGAGAagtcttgtttgcttttttcctatCATGTCAACCTTGGTGAACATATGAAGATAACTG ACGatataattaaaatgaacaagaaagaagagagaaagcaatATTCCCCTAAAATGAAAAGAGGACTTCAGCAGAATCGAACTCGACAGTTCAGGACACCAGGCTCCAAGTGGGGAATCCAACAGCAGAAAG GTTATGGTAAAAATCGTTTGGGACGGAGGAAGAAGATAGCAGGGAAGAAGCGTTCTTATGGAGTTATAACCGGCTTGGCAGCCAAGAAAGCAGTGGGTTCACACAAAGGAATTAGTCCCCTGAACAGGCAACCACTTAGTGAGAAG AATGCACAGAGGAATTACcctgttttgaaaaagaaaacaaacctgcagAGACAatctgaaatgcagagaaaacaagCTCCAGCCCTTAGGAGGCCTGCCCCACTAAATAGAAG GAATAACATGCCATCCACTTTTGCCAGAATTGGAAACAAACTAAATCAGCAGAAAGACACTCGTCAAGCAACTTTCCTGTTCAGAAGGGGCCTGAAG GTGCAGGCCCAAGTGCAGTCAACAGATGATCTTGATAATCAGACAGTAAAGAGAACTCGTCA ATGGCGAACTTCTACCACAAGTGGAGGGATTCTGACTGTGTCTATTGACAACCCAGGAGCAATCATAACCCCAGT TTCCCAGAAATTACGATTAACTCGTACTCCTGTGCCACCATTTCTGATGAAGAGGGACCAATCTGAAGAGAAGAAGATTCCTAAAGGGGTTCCATTGCAGTTTGATATCAATAGTGTTGGCAAACAG gGATGA